The Acipenser ruthenus unplaced genomic scaffold, fAciRut3.2 maternal haplotype, whole genome shotgun sequence genome includes a window with the following:
- the LOC117432780 gene encoding GTPase IMAP family member 9-like has translation MEVPRQEAGALEGVQTQTPSSSEIRIVLLGKTGVGKSASGNTILGRKEFKWKLSPNSETKECLKKKGDVAGRPVAVVDTPGFYDTVLPVKDVVTEVVKCITQSAPGPHAFLLVIQLGRFTEEEKKTVKLIQEIFGEGAGKYIMILFTRVDDLEEEETIEQYVKAAEGDLKKLLMECGNRYHAFNNKEKNDRTQVTKLIEKIEAMVTANNNTYYTSEMYQEAEAAIQKREEEIMKEKEEQIDREREELKGKCLQELQEEMGKIEKIQEEKQREMRKSELVLECEKRQERKWAFLLTRHREDARQEAENSNSFLKLYIEILFIVVKGAAVAIAETGVLGERTAKAVRERCITQ, from the coding sequence AAGTGCCAAGGCAAGAGGCTGGAGCATTAGAGGGTGTACAAACACAAACTCCCAGCTCCTCTGAAATCAGGATTGTGTTGCTGGGGAAAACCGGAGTTGGGAAGAGTGCCTCAGGGAACACCATTCTGGGAAGAAAAGAGTTTAAGTGGAAACTCAGCCCCAACTCAGAGACCAAGGAGTGTCTTAAGAAAAAAGGAGACGTTGCTGGAAGACCCGTTGCTGTGGTCGACACACCAGGTTTTTATGATACAGTCCTGCCTGTAAAAGATGTTGTAACTGAGGTTGTGAAATGCATCACccagtctgccccgggaccccacgctttcctcctggtgatacaGCTGGGACGATTCACAGAGGAAGAGAAGAAAACAGTGAAGCTAATCCAGGAGATTTTCGGTGAGGGAGCTGGCAAGTACATAATGATCCTTTTTACCCGAGTGGATGATCTAGAGGAAGAGGAGACGATCGAGCAATATGTCAAAGCTGCTGAAGGTGATCTCAAGAAACTGCTAATGgaatgtgggaacaggtatcatgcCTTCAACAACAAAGAAAAGAACGATCGCACTCAGGTCACAAAGCTCATAGAGAAAATAGAGGCCATGGTGACAGCAAACAACAACACCTACTACACCAGTGAGATGTACCAGGAAGCAGAGGCAGCGATACAAAAAAGAGAAGAAGAGATCATGAAGGAGAAGGAAGAGCAaatagacagggagagagaggagctgaAGGGAAAGTGCCTACAAGAGCTTCAAGAAGAAATGGGGAAGATAGAGAAAATCCAAGAAGAAAAACAGAGAGAAATGAGAAAGAGCGAGTTAGTGTTAGAGTGTGAGAAAAGACAAGAGAGAAAGTGGGCATTTTTATTGACACGTCACAGGGAAGATGCAAGACAGGAAGCAGAAAACTCCAATAGTTTCCTAAAGCTATACATAGAAATTCTATTTATAGTGGTAAAAGGAGCAGCAGTGGCAATAGCAGAGACAGGTGTATTAGGGGAACGAACTGCAAAGGCAGTGAGAGAACGCTGTATAACACAGTGA